Part of the Micromonospora rhizosphaerae genome is shown below.
CTGGGTGCCGGTGTCCTGCTGCTGGGCCGGCGGCAGCCCGACGTCCTTGATCTGCTTGGTCTGGCCGTCCTTGGGGATCACGGTGTACGCGCACTGGGCGTACGCCGTGTCGCCGACGTTCTGCTTCTGGTCGTCGCCGCCGAGCCTGGCGGCGAGCCAGACGGTGCCGGCGACCACGAGCACCAGCGCCGCCGCGCCGCCGACGATCGCCTGCGTCCGCCGGCGCTTGCGGGCCTTGGCCGCCCGCTCGGCCATCTCCCGCTCGAGTCGGGCCCGCGCCGCCGCGCGCTGCCGCTCTCTCGTGGACGTCACGGTCACTCCTTAGGGACTTCTCGGGCGCGGACGGTGCCGCTGTGGTGGATGGGTGGGGTCAGCCGGCGCTGGGGCTGGCCGTCGGCGCCGTGGTCGGCTCGCCGACGGTGAGGCTCTGGATCACCACGTCGGTCTTCGGCTTGACCTTGGCCCCGCTCCCATTGTCCACGGTCGGCAGGGCACCGATCTTCTCCACCACGTCGAGGCCGCCGGTGACCTTGCCGATGATCGGGTAGGCCGGCTTGGCCGGGTTGAAGTCCTTGAAGAAGACGAGGAACTGGCTGCCGTTGGCGCCCGGCGGGTTGGCGATCATGGCGACCGTGCCCTTCGGGTACGCCGGGGGCTGGCCCGGGGCCGGCGTGGCCGAGGGGCTCGCCTCGGGTGCGGAGGGCACGTTCTCGTCGTAGAACGAGTAGGCGGGGCCACCGATGCCGGTGCCGCTCGGGTCGCCGCAGCGCAGCGCGCCCTCGGTGGTGATCTCGTGGCACTTGGTGTTGTCGTAGAACGAGCGGCTGGCCAGGTGGGCGACGCTCGCCGCGGCGCACGGCGCCGAGGTCAGGTCGAGTTCGGCGGTGATCGGCCCGCCCTGGTTGGTGGTGATGGTCATCGCCCGGGTGCCGGAGGTCGGCAGGCCGGTGGTGGCCGGGGTGCCGACGTCCTTGAGGTTGGTGTTGCCGCTGGCGTCCTGGGGGGTCCACACGCAGACGTCCGCGGCGGCCTTCTTCTCCGCCTTCGAGTCGAAGGCGCCGAGCGCCCAGGCCGAGCTGAGCACGATCAGCGCGAGCACGACGGCGGCGCCGACGGCGGCCTGGATCTGCCGGCGGCGCTTGGCGGCGGCGGCCCGCCGGGCAAGCTGCCGGTCGAGCTTGGCCCGCGCCAGTTTGCGCTGCCGGTCCCTGCTGGAAGCCACCCGTGCTCCCCTTCCTCTACCCTGATCTCCGCCGGCGCTCGGGCGCCTCCGCCCTTCGGGGTGCGCCACGCCACACGCCCGCCAGAGTGTACGGGTACCGGCTGGGAAAGTGGTGTACGAGGTCCGGGCTCGGTTTATCGGAGCGTGTCACTGTGCCGCGCGGGGCGGTTGGGACCGGTGGGTCGGGAAAATCGGCTCGCCCGGCGGACTAGGCTGCTGAAGGGACGACGACTCGACGGAAGGGGAGCGGACGTGCTCGTGGCCGGCTTTCCGGCGGACGCCTTCGGCACCAACTGCTACGTGGTGGCGACCGCGGCAGGGGAGCAGTGCGTGGTGGTCGACCCCGGGATCGGGGTGCTCGACCGGCTCGACGCCGTGCTCGCCGAACACCGTCTGCACCCGGTCGCCGTGCTGCTCACCCACGGCCACCTCGACCACACCTTCTCCGTGGCGCCGGTCTGCGGCGCGCGGGGCATCGCCGCGTACGTCCACCCGGAGGACCGGGAGCTGCTCGCCGATCCGACCAAGGCGCTCTCCATGGACCTCACCCAGCTCTTCGGCGGCCGGCTGCCGTACGCGGAGCCGGACGACGTCGCCGAGCTCACCGACGGCGCGACCCTGGCCCTGGCCGGGTTGGAGATCACCGTCGACCACGCTCCCGGCCATACCGGCGGGTCGGTGCTGTTCCGAATGCCCGGCGCCGGCTCGCGCTGGGAGGCCGAGCAGATCTGCCTCTCCGGTGACGTGCTCTTCGCCGGCTCGATCGGCCGCACCGACCTGCCGGGCGGCAGCATGCCCCGGATGCTGACCAGTCTGCGGGAGAAGGTCCTTCCGCTGGCCGATGACACCGTCGTCCTGCCCGGCCACGGCCCCGCGACCACGATCGGCCGCGAGCGCGCGAGCAACCCGTACCTCCTCGAGGTGGCGGGCGGCGCGCGCCCGGCCGCGCCCACCCGCGGCCTGTGACGGCCGCTTCCACGATCTCCCCGCGCCACCCGCGCGGGTCCTGAAGGAGCATCATGAGCAAGCCCACGCCCATCTCCGGCTTCCCGGAGTGGACTCCCGCCCAGCGGATGATCGAGCAGTTCGTGCTGGACCGGATCCGGGCCACCTTCGAGCTGTACGGCTTCGCCCCGATCGAGACCCGCTCGGTCGAGCCGCTGGACCAGCTGCTGCGCAAGGGGGAGACCTCCAAGGAGGTCTACGTGCTGCGCCGGCTGCACGCGGACCAGGAGGGCGCGACCGGCGACGACGCGCTCGGCCTGCACTTCGACCTGACCGTGCCGTTCGCCCGGTATGTGCTGGAGAACGCCGGCAAGCTGCAGTTCCCGTTCCGCCGCTACCAGATCCAGAAGGCCTGGCGGGGCGAGCGGCCGCAGGAGGGGCGCTACCGGGAGTTCCTCCAGGCCGACATCGACATCGTCGACCGGGACACCCTCCCCGCCCACTACGAGGCGGAGATGCCGCTGGTGGTCGGGGACGCGCTGCGCTCGCTGCCGATCCCGCCGGTGCGTATCCAGGTCAACAACCGCAAGGTCTGCGAGGGCTTCTACCGGGGCATCGGGCTGACCGACCCGGAGGCGGCGCTGCGCGCGGTGGACAAGCTCGACAAGATCGGCCCGGCCAAGGTGGCCGAGCTGCTCGCCGAGACCGCCGGGGCGAGCGAGGCGCAGGCCAAGGCGTGCCTGGCGCTGGCCGAGATCTCCGCGCCGGACGGCTCCTTCGCCGACGCGGTGCGCGCCCTCGGGGTGAGCCACCCGCTGCTCGACGAGGGCATCGCGGAGCTGACCGAGGTGGTGGAGACCGCCGCCGCGCACTCCCCCGGGCTCTGCGTCGCCGACCTGCGGATCGCCCGCGGCCTGGACTACTACACCGGCACCGTCTACGAGACCCAGATGATCGGCTACGAGCGGTTCGGCTCGATCTGCTCCGGCGGCCGGTACGACAACCTGGTCAGCGCCGGCGGCTCCACCTACCCCGGCGTCGGCATCTCGATCGGGGTGAGCCGGCTGCTCGGCCTGCTCTTCGGCGCCGGCGAGCTCTCCATCTCCCGCGGCGTGCCGACCTGCGTGCTGGTCGCGGTCACCAACGAGCACGAGCGGCCGGCGAGCAACAAGATCGCCGAGGCGCTGCGCTCCCGGGGCATCCCCACCGAGGTGTCGCCCAGCGCGGCCAAGTTCGGCAAGCAGATCCGGTACGCCGAGCGGCGCGGCATCCCGTACGTCTGGTTCCCGGGCGTCGAGGGCGCGACGGACGAAGTGAAGGACATCCGCTCGGGCGAGCAGGTCCCCGCGGCGGCGGGGGAGTGGACGCCGCCGCGCGCGGACCTGAAACCACTGATCAGCTGAGCCACGACTGGCGCGGACGGGCGCGGGGACCTACGGTGGCGTAAGTTACGCCACCGTAGGGAGACCGTCGTGACCGCACTGAGCCAGACCGCCCTGCTCCTCGAACTCGAAGCCGTGGTGGAGAAGAACCTCGACCGACACCTGTCGATGGCGAAGGAGTGGTTTCCGCACGAGTACGTCCCGTGGAGCGAGGGCCGCAACTTCGACGGCCCGCTCGGCGGCGAGCCGTGGTCGGAGACCGACCGGGCCATCCCCGAGGTGGCCCGGACGGCGCTGATCGTCAACCTGCTCACCGAGGACAACCTGCCCTCGTACCACCACGAGATCGCCACCCTGTTCGGGCGGGACGGGGCGTGGGGGAGCTGGGTGCACCGGTGGACCGCCGAGGAGGGGCGGCACGGCACCGCGATCCGCGACTACCTCACGGTGACCCGGGCGGTCGACCCGGTGGCGCTGGAGCGGGCCCGGATGACCCACATGTCGGCGGGCTACGAGAACGCGCACGGCGACGAGGTGCTGCACTCGCTGGCGTACGTGTCGTTCCAGGAGCTGGCCACCCGGATCTCGCACCGCAACACCGGCAAGGTCACCGGCGACCCGACCTGCGAGGCGTTGCTGGCCCGGGTGGCCGCCGACGAGAACCTGCACATGGTCTTCTACCGCAACCTGCTCGGCGCGGCCTTCGAGCTGGCCCCGAGCCAGGCGATGCGGGCGGTGGCCGACGTGCTGGCCGACTTCCAGATGCCCGGGGTGGGCATCGAGGGCTTCGCCCGCAAGTCGGTGGCGATCGCCCTGGCCGGCATCTACGACCTGCGGCAGCACCGCGACGACGTGGTCGTCCCGGTGCTTCGCCAGTGGGACGTCTGGAACGTGACCGGCCTGGACGCCGACGGCGAGGCCGCCCGCGAGCAGATCGGCGCCCACCTCGACACCCTGGACCGCTCCGCGTCCCGCTTCGAGGAGAAGCGCGCCGCCCGCGCCGCCCGCGCCGCCCGCCTCGCCGCCACGGCCTGACCCGTCCCCTCCCGCCCCGCGCCGGGATAGCCACGCTTTCTCGGAAGGAGTGGCTGTCCCGCCCCGCATGACCACGCTTTCCATGAATGTGCGCGGCGGCGGCCGGCGGGCGGCGGGGTCAGGCCGGGGTGTCGAGGGCGAGGAGGAGGCAGCTGGAGGTGGCGTGGGCGATGAGGCGGCCCTGCGTGTCCGTCAGGCGGGCCTCGGCGAGGGCGGTGCGGCGACCGCGTTGGAGCACCGTGCCCTCGCAGCGCAGGGTGCCGCTCGCCACGGTGACCGGGCGGAGGAACTTCACGTTGAGGTCGAGCGAGGTGTAACCGACGCCGGCCGGCAGCGTGGTGTGCACGGCGCAGCCGGCGGCGGTGTCCAGCAGGGTGGAGATGACCCCGCCGTGGACCGTGCCGAGCGGGTTGTAGTGGAACTCCTGCGGCACCAGCTCCACCGCGACCCGGCCCTCGTCCGCCTCCATCCGGGCCATGTCGATCAGGTGCATCACCGGCGGGGTGGCCAGCTCGCCGGCGATCATCGCGCGGAGCAGCTCCAGGCCGCCGCGCCGGCCGATGTGCGCCGCGCTCGCCACCGGGTCGGACCAGGAGAAGGTACGGCTGCGCGCCGGTTCCTGCGTCTGTGTCATGGACTCAGCCTTCCAGCGCGTTGCTGAGTCTGTCAACGAGACCTAGCCTGGTCGGCATGAGACCCGCGGCACTGGACTGGTCGGTGGAGAACTGCACCCTCGCCCGGGCGATGGCGATCCTCGGCGAGCGGTGGACCCTGGTCGTGCTCCGCGAGGTGTTCAGCGGCGTCCGCCGCTTCGACGACATGCGGGTGCGCACCGGCATCCCCCGGCAGGTGCTCGCCAACCGGCTGGCCACCCTGGTCCAAGCGGGCGTGCTGCGCCGCGAGCCGTACCGGGAGCCGGGCAGCCGGGTGCGCCACGAGTACCGGCTGACCGAGAAGGGTCTCGACCTCTGGCCGGTGCTGGTGGCGGTGCTCGGCTGGGGTGACCGCTACCTCGCCGACCCGGACGGCTCGCCGCTCAGCGTCGGGCACCGCGACTGCGGCGCCGAGGTCCAGGTGGAACTGCGCTGCGCCGACGGCCACCAGGTGACCGACCCGCGCGACGTGATCCCCAGGCCGGGCCCGGGGGCGCGCCGGCGGGTCGGCTGACCACGCCGGGATTCCCTACCAGCCGAAACCGTTGGCGTACGAGACGCTGGCCAGCACCGCCTGGCCGCTGGTGTTGGGGTGGAAGTAGTCCCAGCCGGAGACCTGGCTGAGCACGAACTGGTAGTTGAACACCGCGTTGCCGTCGAAGTCGCAGTTCGTGCCGTACGCGGCGCAGGCCTGGGCGAGCTGGGTGTTGTAGTCGACCACCCGCTGCCGGACCCGGGCCCGCCGGTCGACGTCCGCCGGCGCGGTGGAGGTGGCGTTGGCCAGCATGGACTGGCAGATGCCGAAGGCCGACCAGGCGCTGAGCGCGCTGAGATTGTTCCGGCCGATGTACCAGAGGCGGTAGATGTCCGGGATGCTGATCACGGCGACCCGGGTGTTAGGCAGGCCGGCCTTGATGCGGTTGAGGGCGCTGTCGATGTTGGCCCGGAACGTGGTCACCGAGGTCATGGTGGACTCCGAGCTGGTGCAGGCGTCGTTGGCGCCGATGAGCATCGTGACGTACTCGACGCCCTGACTGACCGCGGTGCCGGCCTGCCCGTACATGTCCGCCGACTTGGCGCCGCTGCGGGCGTCGTTGTAGTTGCGGCCCTGGATGTTCGGGTTGACCGCGCGGATCCGCAGGTAGTGACTGTTCACGGTGGAGTAGTCACCGGTGCTGAACGACCGCGAGGTGCAGTCGACGTACCAGCCGCAGGCGTTGAAGCCGCGGGTGATCGAGTCGCCGAGGCTGGCCATCGAGTTGGGCGGCGGCGTCGTGGCGGCGGCGGCGGGGCTGGCGGCGAGCGGGAGGAGGGCGGTGAGGCTGGCGAGGATGGCCAGCACGCGTCGGGTGAGGGTCATCGTGGCCTCCGGTTCACGGGTGCCGGGATTGCGACGGTGACCGGATCGTATAGATGACAGTCTGTGTCCACAATGTTGCCCAGCGGTTACGTGCGGCCGCCGGGTGAATTCGGGCACTTGCTTATGATCTTAAATATCCGAATACTTCAGTCAGCCCGGCCGGCTCCCCCGCCTCGGCCGGGCCGATCCAGGGCCCTCGCCAGGAGTTGGGCCCCCACCCATCCGGGAGGCTTTTCATGCGACCCACGAGGTCATCACTCCGTCGCGCCGTCACCGTCACCGTCGCCGGAACCCTGGTTGCCGGCTCGCTGCTCGGCGCGCCCGCCCAGGCCGCACCCGTCTCGCCCGCTTCCCCCGACGCCGCGGCCAGCCTGGCCGAGCGGCTCGGCGACCGCGCCGCCGGCACGTACGCCGACGCCAGCGGCAGGATGGTCGTCGCCGTCACCGACGACGCCGCGGCCCGCGAGGTCCGCGCCGCCGGCGCGACCCCGAAGATCGTCGCCCGCGGCGCCGCCGAGCTGAACCGGGCCACCGCCGAGCTGGCGCGGTTCGCGAAGATCCCGGGCACCGCCTGGTGGATCGACGCGGCCACCAACCAGGTCGTGGTCTCGGTCGACAGCACCGTCACCGGGGCCAAGCTGGACCGGGTGAAGGTCGCCGCCGCCCGCACGAACGGCGCGGTCCGAATCGAGGCCGAGGCCGGCGTGCTGAGCACCCGGATCAACGGCGGGCAGGCGATCTACGCCGGGGGCGGCGGCCGCTGCTCGCTCGGCTTCAACGTGCGGAACAGTGCCGGCACGTACTACCTCCTGACCGCCGGGCACTGCACCAACATCTCCTCGAGCTGGTACACCAACTCAAGCCAGACGACCTACATCGGCCCGCGCGCGGGCACCAGCTTCCCGGGCAACGACTACGGCATCGTGCGGTACAGCAACACCAGCCTGTCCCACCCCGGCACCGTCTACCTCTACAACGGCACCTCGCGTGACATCACCGGCGCCGGCAACGCCTACGTCGGCCAGACCGTGTGGCGCTCCGGCAGCACCACCGGCGTCCACAGCGGCTCGGTCACCGCGCTCAACGCCACCGTCAACTACGCCGAGGGCAGCGTTTACGGCCTGATCCGCACCACCGTCTGCGCCGAGCCGGGTGACAGCGGTGGCTCGCTCTTCGCCGGCAACACGGCTCTGGGTCTCACCTCCGGCGGCAGCGGCAACTGCAGCTCCGGCGGCACCACCTACTTCCAGCCGGTCACCGAGGCGCTGAGCGTCTACGGCGTCAGCGTCTACTGATCCACCCCTCGCGAGCGGGCCGCCGGGTACCGGCGGCCCGCTCCGCCGTACCGGAGTCCTGCGGCGCCGGGACCGCGTGCCGTGCCCGCCGGGACCGGCTGGCACGGCGGGGCCGCCGGTGTTCGCCGATCGCCGGACCGACCGCCGTCGACCGGGGTACGTTGCGCCCGGTGAGCGCGCCCCTGACACCCGCACCCGACGTGCCCGCGTCGGCCTGGGCTCCGCTGCGGCTGGCCGCGTTCCGCAGCCTCTGGCTGGCGGTGCTGGCCAGCAACGTCGGCACCTGGATGCAGACCGTCGGCGCGCAGTGGCTGCTGGTCCACCGGCCCAACGCCTCGACCCTGGTCGCCCTCGTGCAGACCGCCAGCATGCTGCCCGTACTGCTGCTCGCGCTGCCGGCCGGCGCGCTCGCCGACACCTTCGACCGGCGCCGGCTGCTGATCGCCGTCCAGTGCTTCCTGGCCGGCGTGGGCGTGCTGCTCACCGCGTTGACCGCGACCGGCCGGATGCCCCCGGCGCTGCTGCTCAGCCTCACCTTCGCGCTCGGCGTCGGGCAGGCGCTCACCCTGCCGGCCTGGCAGGCGGTGATCCCGGAGTTGGTGCCCCGGGCGCAGCTCGTCTCCGCCTCCGCGCTCGGCTCGATCAGCGTCAACCTGGCCCGTGCGGTCGGCCCGGCCGTGGCCGGTGTGCTGGTGGCCAAGGCCGGGGCGGCCGTGGTCTTCGCGGTCAACGCCGCCTCGTTCGTGATCTTCGCGCTCGCCCTGCTGCGCTGGCGGCCCGACCGGCCCGACCGCGAGACCGAGCCCGAGCGGTTCGCCGCCGCGCTACGCGCCGGCGGCCGGTACGTCCGGCACTCCCCGGTGGTCCGGCGGATCCTGCTGCGCGCCGCGCTCGTCGTGGTGCCCGGCAGCGCACTCTGGGCCCTGCTGCCGCTGGTCGCCGGCCACCGGCTCGGCCTGAGCGCCAGCGGCTACGGCCTGCTGCTCGCCGCGCTCGGCGCCGGCGCGGTGGCCGGCGCCGTCGTCCTGCCCCGGATCCGGCAGGTGTTCTCCAGCAGCCAGCGCCTGCTGCTGGCCGGGCTGCTCTACGCCGGGGTGCTGCTGGTGCTCGCGCTGGTGCCGGTGCCGGCCCTGGTGGTCGCCGCGCTGGTGCCCGCCGGGCTGGCCTGGATGACCGTGCTGTCCGGCATCAACGCCGCGATGCAGCTCTTCC
Proteins encoded:
- a CDS encoding SGNH/GDSL hydrolase family protein, which translates into the protein MTLTRRVLAILASLTALLPLAASPAAAATTPPPNSMASLGDSITRGFNACGWYVDCTSRSFSTGDYSTVNSHYLRIRAVNPNIQGRNYNDARSGAKSADMYGQAGTAVSQGVEYVTMLIGANDACTSSESTMTSVTTFRANIDSALNRIKAGLPNTRVAVISIPDIYRLWYIGRNNLSALSAWSAFGICQSMLANATSTAPADVDRRARVRQRVVDYNTQLAQACAAYGTNCDFDGNAVFNYQFVLSQVSGWDYFHPNTSGQAVLASVSYANGFGW
- a CDS encoding S1 family peptidase, with amino-acid sequence MRPTRSSLRRAVTVTVAGTLVAGSLLGAPAQAAPVSPASPDAAASLAERLGDRAAGTYADASGRMVVAVTDDAAAREVRAAGATPKIVARGAAELNRATAELARFAKIPGTAWWIDAATNQVVVSVDSTVTGAKLDRVKVAAARTNGAVRIEAEAGVLSTRINGGQAIYAGGGGRCSLGFNVRNSAGTYYLLTAGHCTNISSSWYTNSSQTTYIGPRAGTSFPGNDYGIVRYSNTSLSHPGTVYLYNGTSRDITGAGNAYVGQTVWRSGSTTGVHSGSVTALNATVNYAEGSVYGLIRTTVCAEPGDSGGSLFAGNTALGLTSGGSGNCSSGGTTYFQPVTEALSVYGVSVY
- a CDS encoding acyl-ACP desaturase — encoded protein: MTALSQTALLLELEAVVEKNLDRHLSMAKEWFPHEYVPWSEGRNFDGPLGGEPWSETDRAIPEVARTALIVNLLTEDNLPSYHHEIATLFGRDGAWGSWVHRWTAEEGRHGTAIRDYLTVTRAVDPVALERARMTHMSAGYENAHGDEVLHSLAYVSFQELATRISHRNTGKVTGDPTCEALLARVAADENLHMVFYRNLLGAAFELAPSQAMRAVADVLADFQMPGVGIEGFARKSVAIALAGIYDLRQHRDDVVVPVLRQWDVWNVTGLDADGEAAREQIGAHLDTLDRSASRFEEKRAARAARAARLAATA
- a CDS encoding MFS transporter, with product MSAPLTPAPDVPASAWAPLRLAAFRSLWLAVLASNVGTWMQTVGAQWLLVHRPNASTLVALVQTASMLPVLLLALPAGALADTFDRRRLLIAVQCFLAGVGVLLTALTATGRMPPALLLSLTFALGVGQALTLPAWQAVIPELVPRAQLVSASALGSISVNLARAVGPAVAGVLVAKAGAAVVFAVNAASFVIFALALLRWRPDRPDRETEPERFAAALRAGGRYVRHSPVVRRILLRAALVVVPGSALWALLPLVAGHRLGLSASGYGLLLAALGAGAVAGAVVLPRIRQVFSSSQRLLLAGLLYAGVLLVLALVPVPALVVAALVPAGLAWMTVLSGINAAMQLFLPGWVRARGLSVYQMVFAGGQALGAVAWGALSELTSLVVALAAAGVVMALGAVSVLRWPLRDTRGVDQDPAIYWPEPHLALEAHPRTGPVLVTVSYTVPPERQAAFVAAMRAVGRSRRRTGAMRWGLFRVGEREHGFVEVYQVPSWEEHLRQHSDRLTGLDRAAEERARALAEGPVGVYHLLPADPQD
- a CDS encoding MBL fold metallo-hydrolase — translated: MLVAGFPADAFGTNCYVVATAAGEQCVVVDPGIGVLDRLDAVLAEHRLHPVAVLLTHGHLDHTFSVAPVCGARGIAAYVHPEDRELLADPTKALSMDLTQLFGGRLPYAEPDDVAELTDGATLALAGLEITVDHAPGHTGGSVLFRMPGAGSRWEAEQICLSGDVLFAGSIGRTDLPGGSMPRMLTSLREKVLPLADDTVVLPGHGPATTIGRERASNPYLLEVAGGARPAAPTRGL
- a CDS encoding PaaI family thioesterase, with the translated sequence MTQTQEPARSRTFSWSDPVASAAHIGRRGGLELLRAMIAGELATPPVMHLIDMARMEADEGRVAVELVPQEFHYNPLGTVHGGVISTLLDTAAGCAVHTTLPAGVGYTSLDLNVKFLRPVTVASGTLRCEGTVLQRGRRTALAEARLTDTQGRLIAHATSSCLLLALDTPA
- a CDS encoding peptidylprolyl isomerase, with protein sequence MASSRDRQRKLARAKLDRQLARRAAAAKRRRQIQAAVGAAVVLALIVLSSAWALGAFDSKAEKKAAADVCVWTPQDASGNTNLKDVGTPATTGLPTSGTRAMTITTNQGGPITAELDLTSAPCAAASVAHLASRSFYDNTKCHEITTEGALRCGDPSGTGIGGPAYSFYDENVPSAPEASPSATPAPGQPPAYPKGTVAMIANPPGANGSQFLVFFKDFNPAKPAYPIIGKVTGGLDVVEKIGALPTVDNGSGAKVKPKTDVVIQSLTVGEPTTAPTASPSAG
- the hisS gene encoding histidine--tRNA ligase; the protein is MSKPTPISGFPEWTPAQRMIEQFVLDRIRATFELYGFAPIETRSVEPLDQLLRKGETSKEVYVLRRLHADQEGATGDDALGLHFDLTVPFARYVLENAGKLQFPFRRYQIQKAWRGERPQEGRYREFLQADIDIVDRDTLPAHYEAEMPLVVGDALRSLPIPPVRIQVNNRKVCEGFYRGIGLTDPEAALRAVDKLDKIGPAKVAELLAETAGASEAQAKACLALAEISAPDGSFADAVRALGVSHPLLDEGIAELTEVVETAAAHSPGLCVADLRIARGLDYYTGTVYETQMIGYERFGSICSGGRYDNLVSAGGSTYPGVGISIGVSRLLGLLFGAGELSISRGVPTCVLVAVTNEHERPASNKIAEALRSRGIPTEVSPSAAKFGKQIRYAERRGIPYVWFPGVEGATDEVKDIRSGEQVPAAAGEWTPPRADLKPLIS
- a CDS encoding winged helix-turn-helix transcriptional regulator, translating into MRPAALDWSVENCTLARAMAILGERWTLVVLREVFSGVRRFDDMRVRTGIPRQVLANRLATLVQAGVLRREPYREPGSRVRHEYRLTEKGLDLWPVLVAVLGWGDRYLADPDGSPLSVGHRDCGAEVQVELRCADGHQVTDPRDVIPRPGPGARRRVG